The following proteins are co-located in the Deinococcus metallilatus genome:
- a CDS encoding ABC-F family ATP-binding cassette domain-containing protein, with translation MLRLNGVARVYGDRTVFEDVDLEVGAGERLALIGENGSGKSTLLRLMAGLEAPDAGTVTRAGRVALLTQDADTGTGTVLDAVTPEELRAAQRAFNCASARLAEGTDEALTAFAEAEESYRLAGGYDFEVRAAGVLHGLGLDPQAQAARLSGGQTRRVMLARLLLSPADLYLLDEPTNHLDADGAAWLEGWIRASEAAFVLASHDRAFLDAAADRTAELERGRLTVYPGAYTAAMEVKATLREAQAREYEAYRRKREALDEERRRQASKGAVEENRRRARDNDKFLSSHKAGRAQQIHSARARAMQKLIDRLDEQAAEKPFQDRRTVRLDLPATPPGPAEVLTVRDLTVTRGGQAVLSSVRLDVRRGDRIALTGPNGGGKSTLLAALLGTLPHTGEVRWGQGLRLYAAGQHGEELADLGTVGEALLDANPALTPHQLHEVAAQVQLPGPAFPLAGLSGGQRTRLSLARLSVTRAQVLVLDEPTNHLDIRAIEALEGLLVAFPGTVLLASHDRALVGRVATRVWEAGGGGVGEV, from the coding sequence TTGTTGCGTCTGAATGGCGTCGCCCGTGTGTACGGCGACCGGACGGTTTTTGAGGATGTCGATCTGGAGGTCGGTGCGGGCGAGCGGCTCGCGCTGATCGGGGAGAACGGCAGCGGGAAAAGTACGCTGCTGCGCCTGATGGCGGGCCTGGAGGCGCCGGACGCGGGGACGGTGACGCGAGCGGGGCGGGTGGCCCTGCTGACCCAGGACGCCGACACCGGGACGGGCACGGTGCTGGACGCGGTGACGCCGGAAGAGTTGCGGGCGGCGCAAAGAGCGTTCAACTGTGCGTCAGCCCGGCTCGCGGAGGGCACCGATGAGGCCCTGACCGCCTTTGCCGAGGCCGAGGAAAGCTACCGGCTGGCAGGCGGCTACGACTTCGAGGTCCGGGCGGCAGGCGTATTGCACGGCCTGGGGCTGGACCCGCAGGCGCAAGCGGCGCGGCTCTCCGGCGGCCAGACCCGGCGCGTGATGCTGGCGCGGCTGCTCCTCTCCCCCGCCGACCTGTACCTGCTGGACGAACCGACCAACCACCTCGACGCGGACGGCGCGGCCTGGCTGGAGGGCTGGATTCGCGCCTCGGAGGCCGCCTTCGTCCTCGCCAGCCACGACCGCGCGTTTCTGGACGCCGCAGCGGACCGCACGGCGGAACTGGAACGCGGGCGGCTGACCGTCTACCCCGGTGCGTATACGGCGGCGATGGAGGTGAAAGCCACGCTGCGGGAGGCGCAGGCGCGGGAGTACGAGGCGTACAGACGCAAACGGGAGGCGCTGGACGAGGAGCGGCGGCGGCAGGCCAGCAAGGGCGCCGTGGAGGAAAACCGCCGCCGGGCGCGGGACAACGACAAGTTCCTGTCCAGCCACAAGGCGGGGCGGGCACAGCAGATTCACTCGGCACGGGCACGCGCCATGCAGAAACTGATCGACCGGCTGGACGAGCAGGCGGCCGAGAAACCCTTTCAGGACCGCCGCACCGTCCGCCTCGACCTGCCAGCGACCCCACCCGGCCCCGCCGAAGTGCTGACCGTCCGCGACCTGACCGTGACGCGCGGCGGGCAGGCGGTGCTGTCCAGCGTCCGCCTGGACGTGCGCCGGGGGGACCGCATCGCCCTGACCGGACCGAACGGCGGCGGCAAAAGTACGCTGCTGGCGGCCCTGCTGGGCACGTTGCCGCACACCGGCGAGGTCCGCTGGGGCCAGGGCCTCCGCCTCTACGCGGCGGGCCAGCACGGGGAGGAACTCGCGGACCTGGGGACGGTCGGGGAGGCGCTGCTGGACGCGAACCCCGCCCTCACGCCGCACCAGCTTCACGAGGTCGCCGCGCAGGTCCAGCTCCCAGGTCCCGCTTTTCCCCTCGCGGGTCTGTCGGGTGGGCAGCGCACCCGCCTGAGCCTCGCGCGGCTGAGCGTGACGCGGGCGCAGGTGCTGGTGCTGGACGAACCGACAAATCACCTGGACATCCGCGCAATTGAGGCGCTGGAAGGTCTGCTCGTCGCCTTCCCCGGCACGGTCCTGCTCGCCAGCCACGACCGCGCCCTGGTGGGCCGGGTGGCGACGCGGGTGTGGGAGGCAGGAGGGGGCGGGGTGGGGGAGGTTTGA
- a CDS encoding winged helix-turn-helix transcriptional regulator yields the protein MNPALPAFCPVYRAIGVLQEKWVLHIVRALLDGEKGFNELARAVGGCNSATLTQRLEHLEALALIAKRTEDTQGKLARSVYSLTPAGRELQGVIDAIGNWAREHLSEAALDPAPLA from the coding sequence ATGAATCCCGCACTCCCAGCCTTTTGCCCGGTCTACCGGGCCATCGGCGTGTTGCAGGAGAAATGGGTGCTGCACATCGTCCGCGCGCTGCTGGACGGCGAGAAAGGCTTCAACGAACTCGCCCGCGCCGTGGGCGGCTGCAACAGCGCCACCCTCACGCAACGCCTCGAACACCTCGAAGCCCTCGCCCTGATTGCCAAGCGCACCGAGGACACCCAGGGCAAACTGGCCCGCAGCGTCTATAGCCTCACCCCCGCTGGCCGCGAACTCCAGGGCGTGATCGACGCCATCGGCAACTGGGCACGCGAGCATCTGAGCGAGGCCGCCCTCGACCCCGCCCCGCTGGCGTGA
- a CDS encoding Bax inhibitor-1/YccA family protein, with protein sequence MQLTATRTENLVRTFMARTYSWMAAGLALTAGVAYLTAQNEGLAYQVMGLRLPLVLAQLAIVFVLSLAAQRLSSVVAGILFIAYAALTGLTFSALLFAYSPSAVIAAFLTTAGTFGAMSVAGYVIKRDLSAMGRFFLFAILGLFVAMIVNVFIASSALTLGISIIGVLLFAGLTAYDTQMLRNLALSGVSGEMAERAAINGALALYLDFVNMFLFILRLFSGSSRS encoded by the coding sequence ATGCAACTGACTGCTACCCGGACGGAAAATCTGGTCCGCACCTTCATGGCGCGGACGTACTCGTGGATGGCGGCGGGGCTGGCGCTGACCGCCGGGGTCGCGTACCTGACGGCGCAGAACGAGGGGCTGGCGTATCAGGTGATGGGCCTGCGGCTGCCGCTGGTGCTGGCGCAGCTCGCCATCGTGTTCGTGCTGAGCCTGGCCGCGCAGCGCCTCAGCAGCGTGGTAGCGGGCATCCTCTTTATCGCCTACGCCGCGCTGACCGGCCTCACCTTCAGCGCCCTGCTGTTCGCCTACAGCCCCAGCGCCGTGATCGCGGCCTTCCTGACCACGGCGGGCACCTTCGGCGCCATGAGCGTGGCGGGTTACGTGATCAAGCGGGACCTCAGCGCGATGGGGCGCTTCTTCCTGTTCGCCATCCTGGGCCTGTTCGTCGCCATGATCGTGAACGTCTTTATCGCCAGCAGCGCCCTGACGCTGGGCATCAGCATCATCGGCGTGCTGCTGTTCGCGGGCCTGACCGCCTACGACACGCAGATGCTCCGCAACCTGGCCCTGAGCGGCGTCAGCGGCGAGATGGCCGAGCGCGCGGCGATCAACGGGGCGCTGGCCCTGTACCTGGATTTCGTGAACATGTTCCTGTTCATCCTGCGCCTCTTCAGCGGCAGCAGCCGGAGCTGA
- a CDS encoding GrpB family protein, with translation MSYTKRIVIVPPDPTWPARFQTVARQLRDALGERVSGIHHIGSTSVSGLPAKDVLDVQLTVADLGTANDVLALLAALGLTLRPEVTADHLPPGLELPPADLAKRYAHRPGELHVHIREEGRFNQRYALLMRDFLRAVPAARDAYAEIKRQLARLQPADTEAYYAVKDPVMDLLIAGAEQWAARTDWHLPPADA, from the coding sequence GTGAGCTACACCAAACGCATCGTCATCGTCCCGCCCGATCCCACGTGGCCCGCCCGCTTCCAGACTGTCGCCCGCCAACTGCGGGACGCCCTCGGGGAGCGGGTTTCTGGCATTCACCACATCGGCTCCACCAGCGTGTCCGGCCTGCCCGCGAAGGACGTGCTGGACGTGCAGCTCACCGTCGCGGACCTGGGGACGGCGAACGATGTGCTGGCCCTCCTGGCTGCCCTGGGCCTCACGTTGCGCCCGGAGGTCACGGCGGACCACCTCCCGCCCGGCCTGGAGTTGCCCCCCGCCGACCTCGCCAAACGGTACGCGCACCGGCCCGGCGAGCTACACGTCCACATCCGGGAAGAAGGCCGCTTCAACCAGCGCTATGCCCTGCTGATGCGTGACTTCCTGCGGGCCGTCCCCGCTGCCCGGGACGCCTACGCGGAGATCAAGCGGCAACTGGCCCGGCTGCAGCCGGCGGATACGGAGGCCTATTACGCCGTCAAAGACCCGGTGATGGATTTGCTGATCGCGGGCGCCGAACAGTGGGCCGCCCGTACAGACTGGCACTTGCCCCCGGCCGACGCTTAG
- a CDS encoding DUF1801 domain-containing protein encodes MEPSGANQGQAAAELISQRIAELGDWRGETLGKMRQLIHDADPDVVEEWKWGVPVWSHGGILCTGEAYKNAVKLTFPRGASLDDPARLFNASLEGKVRRAIDIHEGEDVDAAAFQALVRQAVALNGAGKSKP; translated from the coding sequence GTGGAACCCTCGGGCGCGAATCAGGGCCAGGCGGCAGCAGAGCTCATCTCGCAGAGAATCGCCGAACTCGGGGACTGGCGCGGGGAGACGCTCGGTAAAATGCGTCAGCTCATCCATGACGCCGACCCGGATGTCGTCGAGGAGTGGAAGTGGGGCGTTCCGGTGTGGTCGCACGGCGGCATCCTCTGCACGGGCGAAGCCTACAAGAACGCCGTGAAGCTGACCTTCCCCAGGGGCGCGTCTCTGGACGATCCGGCGCGGCTCTTCAACGCGAGTCTCGAAGGCAAGGTGCGCCGCGCAATCGACATCCACGAAGGCGAGGACGTGGACGCGGCCGCCTTCCAGGCGCTCGTTCGCCAGGCGGTCGCCCTCAACGGGGCGGGCAAGTCGAAGCCCTAA
- the treS gene encoding maltose alpha-D-glucosyltransferase produces MTQAAPLPEWYKSAVFYELSVRTYADGNGDGKGDFPGLTSKLDYLKNLGVDCLWLLPFYPSPLRDDGYDVADYTEIHPDLGTLDDFKVFLREAHVRGLRVIGDLVMNHTSADHPWFQAARRGPTLPDGSPNEYFDYYVWSDTGTEYPEARIIFTDTETSNWTLDEMAGKYYWHRFFSSQPDLNYDNPRVQEEFLNVVRFWLDLGLDGFRVDAVPYLIEREGTNGENLPETHAILRELRRAVDEEYPGRLLLAEANQWPEEVVEYFGTETKPEFHMAFNFPVMPRLYMSLRREDTSSIREIMDRLPQIPSFGQWATFLRNHDELTLEMVTDDERAFMYAAYAPDARMKINVGIRRRLAPLLDNDRRRIELLTTVLLALPGSPILYYGDEIGMGDNLSLSDRNGVRTPMQWNAGISGGFSTALPEQCFFPPNQDPVYGFQRVNVYSQELDPSSLLKWVSRQLEVRRHLPAFAYGDLTFVDTDNPAVLAFTRHHDGETLLIISNFAGSAQPVQLDLAAHAGRLPVSLAGGSHFPTIGEEPYPLTLGKYDYYWLKLSGVR; encoded by the coding sequence ATGACCCAGGCTGCCCCGCTTCCCGAGTGGTACAAGAGTGCTGTCTTCTACGAACTCTCGGTCCGCACCTATGCGGACGGCAACGGCGACGGCAAGGGCGACTTTCCGGGCCTGACCAGCAAGCTCGACTATCTGAAGAACCTGGGGGTGGACTGCCTGTGGCTGCTGCCCTTCTACCCCAGCCCCCTGCGCGACGACGGCTACGACGTGGCCGACTACACCGAGATTCACCCTGACCTGGGCACGCTGGACGACTTCAAGGTCTTTTTGCGCGAGGCCCATGTGCGCGGCCTGCGCGTGATCGGGGACCTGGTGATGAACCACACCTCCGCCGACCATCCCTGGTTTCAGGCGGCCCGGCGCGGTCCCACCCTGCCCGACGGCAGCCCCAACGAATACTTCGACTATTACGTCTGGAGCGACACCGGCACCGAATACCCGGAGGCCCGTATCATCTTCACCGACACCGAGACGAGCAACTGGACCCTCGACGAGATGGCCGGGAAATACTACTGGCACCGCTTTTTCTCCTCTCAGCCCGACCTGAACTACGACAACCCCAGGGTGCAGGAGGAGTTCCTGAACGTGGTCCGCTTCTGGCTGGACCTCGGCCTCGACGGCTTCCGGGTGGACGCCGTGCCGTACCTGATCGAGCGCGAGGGCACCAACGGCGAGAACCTGCCCGAAACACACGCGATCCTCAGAGAGCTCCGCCGAGCGGTGGACGAGGAATATCCGGGCCGCCTGCTGCTGGCGGAGGCGAACCAGTGGCCGGAGGAAGTGGTGGAGTACTTCGGCACGGAGACGAAGCCCGAGTTCCACATGGCCTTCAACTTCCCGGTGATGCCCCGGCTGTACATGAGCCTCAGGCGCGAGGACACCTCCAGCATCCGCGAGATCATGGACCGCCTGCCGCAAATTCCCAGCTTCGGCCAGTGGGCGACCTTCCTGCGCAACCACGACGAACTCACGCTGGAGATGGTCACCGACGACGAGCGGGCCTTCATGTACGCGGCCTACGCGCCGGACGCCCGCATGAAGATCAACGTGGGCATCCGCCGCCGCCTCGCGCCGCTGCTCGACAATGACCGCCGCCGGATCGAACTGCTGACCACCGTGCTGCTGGCCCTGCCCGGCAGCCCCATCCTGTACTACGGCGACGAGATCGGCATGGGGGACAACCTCTCGCTCTCTGACCGCAACGGGGTCCGCACGCCGATGCAGTGGAACGCGGGCATCAGCGGCGGCTTTTCCACGGCCCTGCCCGAGCAGTGCTTCTTTCCGCCGAACCAGGACCCGGTGTACGGCTTCCAGCGCGTCAACGTCTACAGCCAGGAACTCGACCCCAGCAGCCTGCTGAAGTGGGTGTCCCGCCAGCTCGAAGTGCGCCGCCACCTCCCCGCCTTCGCGTACGGCGACCTCACCTTCGTCGACACCGACAACCCCGCCGTGCTGGCCTTTACCCGCCACCATGACGGCGAAACCCTCCTGATCATCAGCAACTTCGCCGGGAGCGCCCAGCCCGTCCAGCTCGACCTCGCCGCCCACGCGGGCCGCCTCCCCGTCAGCCTCGCGGGCGGCAGTCACTTTCCCACCATCGGAGAGGAACCGTACCCGCTGACGCTGGGCAAGTATGACTATTACTGGTTGAAGCTGTCGGGGGTCAGGTAG
- a CDS encoding aminoglycoside N(3)-acetyltransferase, whose product MTEAEAIALADAPRTRASLAADLRALGVQAGEVLMVHSSLSSLGWVAGGPVAVLQALQDVLTPAGTLVMPTFTLHLTDPAGWRRFPVPQHWWATIRAETPAFDPALTPTRGMGRMAELFRTWPDVRRSNHPHSSFAAWGRHAEFITANHELRFSLGEGSPLARVYDLNGRVLLLGTENNSSLHLAEVRAGKQATVQFSGPVLVDGQPQWVTFDECDYAEETFPPVKAAFEGSGAVTVGKVGSAPAKLMSQRSLVDFAVHWWKTNPPVGNNPALEP is encoded by the coding sequence ATGACGGAAGCAGAAGCTATTGCGCTGGCAGACGCACCCCGCACCCGGGCCAGCCTCGCCGCTGACCTTCGCGCACTCGGCGTGCAGGCGGGTGAGGTGTTGATGGTTCACAGCAGTCTGAGCAGCCTGGGGTGGGTGGCGGGCGGCCCTGTGGCTGTCCTTCAGGCCCTTCAGGACGTGCTGACGCCAGCGGGAACGCTGGTCATGCCTACGTTCACCCTGCACCTGACCGACCCGGCGGGCTGGCGCAGATTCCCTGTTCCACAGCACTGGTGGGCCACCATCCGGGCCGAAACACCAGCTTTCGACCCGGCCCTGACGCCCACGCGGGGCATGGGCCGCATGGCGGAACTCTTCAGAACGTGGCCGGACGTGAGGCGCAGCAATCACCCGCACAGCTCTTTTGCGGCGTGGGGCAGGCACGCCGAGTTCATCACGGCGAACCATGAGCTGAGGTTCTCGCTGGGGGAAGGTTCCCCACTCGCTCGCGTGTACGACCTGAACGGGCGGGTGCTGCTGCTCGGCACCGAGAACAACAGTAGCCTGCATCTCGCGGAGGTCCGGGCCGGGAAGCAAGCCACCGTGCAGTTCAGCGGCCCTGTCCTCGTTGACGGGCAGCCGCAGTGGGTGACCTTCGACGAGTGCGATTACGCCGAAGAAACCTTTCCGCCTGTGAAGGCCGCCTTTGAGGGAAGCGGCGCGGTCACCGTTGGAAAAGTCGGCTCCGCCCCCGCAAAACTCATGTCCCAGCGTTCCCTGGTGGACTTCGCCGTGCATTGGTGGAAGACGAATCCTCCGGTAGGGAACAACCCAGCCTTAGAGCCTTAG
- a CDS encoding metal ABC transporter ATP-binding protein has product MLGVENLTVRYGAQTALEDATVRFLPGTFSAIIGPNGAGKSTLLKTLVGLTPPSAGKVVFTDGGSVRDDVAYVPQQQTLDWAFPVTVWDVAMMGRTGRVGWLRWPGRADRERVAEALRQTGVLDLRGRHIGALSGGQRQRVLLARMLARDARVLLLDEPLTGVDAATQEQLMALLRAQAGGGRAVVMVTHDLEQARRWCDQLVLVNRRIIADGPPAEVYTPRNIEATFSSSHLGHTHAEA; this is encoded by the coding sequence ATGCTGGGGGTGGAGAACCTGACGGTGCGGTACGGGGCGCAGACGGCGCTGGAAGACGCGACGGTGCGCTTCCTGCCGGGCACCTTCAGCGCCATCATCGGGCCGAACGGGGCGGGCAAGAGCACCCTGCTCAAGACGCTGGTGGGCCTGACGCCGCCGTCGGCGGGAAAGGTGGTGTTCACGGACGGCGGAAGCGTGCGGGACGACGTGGCCTACGTGCCGCAGCAGCAGACGCTGGACTGGGCCTTTCCCGTCACCGTCTGGGACGTGGCGATGATGGGTCGCACCGGGCGCGTCGGCTGGCTGCGCTGGCCGGGGCGGGCCGACCGGGAGCGGGTGGCGGAAGCCCTGCGGCAGACGGGCGTCCTCGACCTGCGCGGGCGGCATATCGGCGCCCTCAGCGGGGGGCAGCGGCAACGGGTCCTGCTGGCACGGATGCTGGCGCGGGACGCGCGGGTGCTGCTGCTGGACGAGCCGCTGACCGGGGTGGACGCCGCCACGCAGGAGCAACTGATGGCCCTGCTGCGAGCCCAAGCTGGCGGGGGCCGCGCCGTGGTGATGGTCACGCACGACCTCGAACAGGCCCGGCGCTGGTGCGACCAACTGGTGCTGGTGAACCGCCGCATCATCGCGGACGGCCCGCCCGCAGAGGTCTACACGCCGCGCAACATCGAGGCGACCTTCAGCAGCAGCCATCTGGGACACACGCATGCAGAGGCGTGA
- a CDS encoding metal ABC transporter permease, which produces MHLLTDPLQFDFFLRALAAVALVSMLCALVGAWVVLRGLSYIGDAMSHAVLPGIVGAFLTGGNLLLGALVAAVLTALGIGAIGGRGGLKQDSAIGIVFVGMFALGVVMLSRASTFTTDLSNFLIGNPLGVTVGDLWGALGVTVVVGALLTAVQKELLLASFDPTEARAIGLPVRWLNNLLLILIGLVVVLTVQLVGTTLSVSLLITSSAAARLLARSLKKMMGLAALLGTVGGVTGLYLSYYVNTAPGATIVLVNTAIFLLALLLRRRE; this is translated from the coding sequence ATGCACCTGCTGACTGACCCCCTGCAATTCGACTTCTTCCTGCGGGCGCTCGCCGCCGTGGCGCTGGTCAGCATGCTGTGTGCGCTGGTGGGCGCTTGGGTGGTGCTGCGGGGGCTGAGCTATATCGGGGACGCGATGAGTCACGCGGTTCTGCCGGGCATCGTGGGGGCGTTTCTGACGGGGGGGAATCTGCTGCTCGGTGCGCTGGTGGCCGCCGTGCTGACGGCGCTGGGCATCGGGGCCATCGGTGGGCGGGGTGGGCTGAAGCAGGACAGCGCCATCGGGATCGTGTTCGTGGGGATGTTCGCGCTGGGCGTGGTGATGCTCTCGCGGGCCTCCACCTTTACCACCGACCTCAGCAACTTTCTGATCGGGAACCCGCTGGGCGTGACGGTGGGGGACCTGTGGGGGGCGCTGGGCGTGACGGTGGTCGTCGGTGCCCTGCTGACCGCCGTCCAGAAGGAACTGCTGCTCGCCTCCTTCGACCCCACGGAAGCGCGCGCCATCGGCCTCCCGGTGCGGTGGCTGAACAACCTGCTGCTGATTCTGATCGGCCTGGTGGTGGTCCTGACGGTGCAACTGGTCGGCACCACCCTCAGCGTGAGCCTGCTGATCACCTCCAGCGCCGCCGCGCGTCTGCTGGCCCGCAGCCTGAAGAAGATGATGGGGCTGGCGGCCCTGCTGGGCACCGTCGGCGGCGTGACCGGGCTGTACCTCAGCTACTACGTCAATACCGCACCGGGTGCGACCATCGTGCTGGTGAACACGGCGATTTTTCTGCTGGCGCTGCTGCTGAGGCGGCGGGAGTGA
- a CDS encoding metal ABC transporter solute-binding protein, Zn/Mn family, with protein sequence MSRLHPSARSKLPRARRLPAPLLLTVSLAACASPTAQAAALPVSATTSIIGDFVKAVGGNRVSVNVIVPPGGDTHSFQPTTAAIRGLAGSRVLFANGAGLEPWLPKLKAAAPSIPVQELTAGLKLHTVGSSRVPDPHAWWDPALAAGYIRHVQQTLTRLDPAGKAMYANNAAAYLKQLAAADAYARKQFATLPASHRQLVTNHDSLHSLADRYGLKIVGTVLPGLGTEREPGARELAALVQAVKQSGARVIFTENTVNARLAQALAHETGAKIAPPLYTDALGPKGSAGDTYLKAFRANVDTIVKALR encoded by the coding sequence ATGTCCCGTCTTCACCCCTCGGCCCGCAGCAAGCTCCCCAGGGCAAGGCGCCTCCCGGCCCCGCTGCTGCTCACCGTCAGCCTCGCCGCCTGCGCGTCCCCGACGGCTCAGGCGGCGGCCCTCCCCGTCAGCGCGACGACCAGCATCATCGGGGACTTCGTGAAGGCGGTGGGGGGCAACCGTGTCAGCGTGAACGTGATCGTGCCGCCGGGGGGGGACACCCACAGTTTCCAACCGACCACCGCCGCGATCCGGGGCCTGGCGGGAAGCCGCGTCCTGTTCGCCAACGGCGCGGGTCTGGAACCCTGGCTGCCGAAGCTGAAAGCCGCCGCGCCCAGCATCCCCGTGCAGGAACTCACGGCGGGGCTGAAGCTGCACACGGTGGGGAGCAGCCGCGTCCCTGACCCCCACGCCTGGTGGGACCCGGCGCTGGCCGCCGGATATATCCGCCACGTGCAGCAGACGCTGACCCGGCTTGACCCAGCGGGCAAGGCCATGTACGCGAACAACGCCGCCGCGTACCTCAAGCAACTCGCGGCGGCGGACGCCTACGCCAGAAAACAGTTCGCCACCCTCCCCGCCTCTCACCGCCAGCTCGTCACCAACCACGACAGCCTGCATTCCCTGGCGGACCGCTACGGTCTGAAGATCGTCGGTACCGTGCTGCCGGGGCTGGGCACCGAGCGCGAACCGGGCGCCCGCGAGCTGGCCGCGCTGGTGCAGGCGGTGAAACAGAGCGGCGCCCGCGTCATCTTTACCGAGAACACCGTCAACGCCCGGCTTGCCCAGGCCCTCGCCCACGAAACCGGCGCGAAGATCGCCCCGCCCCTCTACACCGACGCGCTGGGGCCGAAAGGCAGTGCGGGGGACACGTACCTGAAGGCGTTCCGGGCGAATGTGGACACGATTGTGAAGGCGCTGCGGTAA
- a CDS encoding nitroreductase family protein, whose protein sequence is MTATLTRPLTVTEAIQTRRSIRKFAPEPINPDDLSEILRLASLAPTANNVQPTRFAVIQDPELQARLQEAAYGQTQVTSAPAVIVVYSDMEDVLNTAEETVHPGMGEEQIKTRAAGLRKNFESQDVAQRGQWGLTQANIAFGFLMLAARGLGYDTVPMLGFDPQKVRDLLGLPEHVQFAGMLPIGKRAEEGFPHHRHSVERVATFY, encoded by the coding sequence ATGACCGCCACCCTGACCCGGCCCCTCACCGTCACCGAAGCCATCCAGACCCGCCGCAGCATCCGCAAGTTCGCGCCCGAACCCATCAACCCGGACGACCTGAGCGAAATCCTGCGGCTGGCGAGCCTGGCGCCCACGGCGAACAACGTGCAGCCCACCCGCTTCGCCGTGATCCAGGACCCCGAACTCCAGGCCAGGCTTCAGGAAGCCGCCTACGGTCAGACCCAGGTGACCAGCGCCCCCGCCGTCATCGTCGTCTACAGCGACATGGAAGACGTGCTGAACACCGCCGAGGAAACGGTCCATCCCGGCATGGGCGAGGAGCAGATCAAGACCCGTGCGGCGGGCCTCCGCAAGAACTTCGAAAGCCAGGACGTGGCCCAGCGCGGCCAGTGGGGGCTGACCCAGGCCAACATCGCCTTCGGCTTCCTGATGCTCGCCGCCCGTGGCCTCGGCTACGACACGGTGCCCATGCTGGGCTTCGATCCCCAGAAGGTCCGCGACCTCCTCGGCCTGCCCGAACACGTCCAGTTTGCCGGGATGCTGCCCATCGGCAAGCGCGCGGAAGAAGGCTTCCCCCACCACCGCCACAGCGTCGAGCGCGTCGCCACGTTCTACTGA
- a CDS encoding TCR/Tet family MFS transporter — MRQRPAALIFILATALIDVMGIGLIIPVLPGLVKELAGSEAAGARFIGWLTAAYAIMQFLFAPILGTLSDRYGRRPVLLLSLLGMAFDYLLLYFAPSLGWLLLGRIVAGVTGASLTVANAYIADVSPPEDRAKNFGLLGATFGVGFILGPALGGFLGDFGLRLPFLAAAGLTLLNFLYGLFVLPESLPASARGQRLSRRNLNPFTPLKALGEYTITRNLAGTFVLLGLAGQVVFSTWVLYTEAVLNWSPAQNGLALAVFGLLTAGVQAGLIGRAMAVLGERRTILLGLVMSIGEFLVLSVARTSFLLYLSLIFGALGGLANPAIQGLISRQVKETEQGRVMGAITSLNSLVGVVGPILATAVFAYFNGGGAPLRFPGAAFLMGAVFAILGTLLVWAVLRRMPRQRASVAGGVNGD, encoded by the coding sequence ATGCGTCAGCGACCTGCGGCTCTGATCTTCATTCTGGCGACGGCTCTGATCGACGTGATGGGCATCGGCCTGATCATTCCCGTGCTGCCGGGGCTGGTCAAGGAACTGGCGGGGTCGGAGGCGGCGGGAGCGCGCTTCATCGGCTGGCTGACAGCGGCCTATGCCATCATGCAGTTTCTCTTTGCCCCCATCCTGGGGACGCTCTCGGACCGTTATGGGCGGCGGCCGGTGCTGCTGCTGAGCCTGCTGGGGATGGCCTTTGACTACCTGCTGCTCTACTTCGCGCCGAGCTTGGGATGGCTCCTCCTGGGCCGCATCGTCGCCGGGGTGACGGGCGCGAGCCTGACGGTGGCGAACGCCTACATCGCGGACGTTTCGCCGCCCGAGGACCGCGCGAAGAACTTCGGGCTGCTGGGGGCGACTTTCGGGGTGGGGTTCATCCTGGGGCCTGCGCTCGGCGGGTTCCTGGGCGACTTCGGGTTGCGCCTCCCGTTCCTAGCGGCGGCGGGCCTGACCCTGCTGAACTTCCTGTACGGCCTCTTCGTGCTGCCGGAATCGCTGCCCGCCTCAGCACGGGGGCAGCGGCTAAGCCGCCGGAACCTCAACCCCTTCACGCCGCTGAAGGCTCTGGGGGAATACACCATCACGCGCAACCTCGCGGGAACGTTCGTGCTGCTGGGGCTGGCGGGGCAGGTGGTCTTCAGCACCTGGGTGCTGTACACCGAGGCGGTGCTGAACTGGTCGCCCGCGCAGAACGGCCTGGCCCTCGCGGTCTTCGGTCTGCTGACGGCGGGCGTCCAGGCCGGATTGATCGGCCGGGCGATGGCGGTGTTGGGCGAGCGGCGCACCATTCTGCTGGGGCTGGTCATGTCCATCGGGGAATTCCTGGTGCTGAGCGTGGCGCGGACCTCCTTCCTGCTGTACCTCTCGCTGATCTTCGGGGCGCTGGGCGGCCTCGCCAACCCCGCCATCCAGGGTCTGATCAGCCGTCAGGTCAAGGAAACCGAGCAGGGGCGGGTGATGGGCGCGATCACCAGCCTGAACAGCCTGGTGGGCGTGGTCGGGCCGATCCTCGCCACCGCCGTCTTCGCCTACTTCAACGGGGGTGGCGCGCCCCTCCGCTTCCCCGGCGCGGCGTTCCTGATGGGCGCGGTCTTCGCCATCCTCGGCACGCTGCTGGTGTGGGCGGTGCTGCGGCGGATGCCCAGGCAGAGGGCGAGCGTGGCGGGTGGGGTGAACGGGGATTAG